A genomic region of Herbaspirillum sp. DW155 contains the following coding sequences:
- the metH gene encoding methionine synthase produces MKPNELCQTELLLRDLMSQRILILDGAMGTMIQRYKLTEEDYRGQRFADFSVPGKELFVKGNNELLSLTQPHIIQEIHEQYLAAGADLIETNTFGATSVAQDDYHMAHLVYEMNVESARLARAACDKYSTPDKPRFVAGALGPTPKTASISPDVNDPAARNVTFDQLVAAYLEQTRALVEGGADVLLVETIFDTLNCKAALFAIDTFFEESGKRLPIMISGTVTDASGRILSGQTVTAFWNSIRHARPLTVGLNCALGAALMRPYAEELSKIADTFVCIYPNAGLPNPMSDTGFDETPDVTSALLKEFAESGFVNVAGGCCGTTPPHIKAIAETVATIPPRKVPEPTHEMRLSGLEPFTINDDSLYVNVGERTNVTGSKAFARLILNEQYDEALAVARQQVENGAQIIDINMDEAMLDSVAAMTRFLNLIASEPDIARVPIMIDSSKWEVIEAGLKCVQGKSIVNSISMKEGEEKFLREAKLCRRYGAAVIVMAFDEVGQADTFARKIEICERAYRLLVDKLDFPPEDIIFDPNIFAVATGIEEHNNYAVDFIEATRWIHQNLPYAKISGGVSNVSFSFRGNDPAREAIHTVFLYHAIKAGMTMGIVNAGMIGVYDDLPAELRERVEDVVLNRREDATERMIEYAATLKAGDKKEEATLEWRNLPVAKRLSHALVHGITQWIVEDTEEVRQQIAADGGRPIHVIEGPLMDGMNVVGDLFGQGKMFLPQVVKSARVMKQAVAHLIPFIEEEKRQLEIATGEVAKPKGKIVIATVKGDVHDIGKNIVTVVLQCNNFEVVNMGVMVPCAEILAKAKEEKADIIGLSGLITPSLEEMAYVAKEMQRDPYFAGLKMPLMIGGATTSRAHTAVKIAPNYEGPVVYVPDASRAVSVAQSLLADEQKTQYVAELNADYERIREQHASKKAAPMLSLAAARANKTKLDFAPVRPKFIGRRLFKNVDLGLLANYIDWGPFFQTWDLAGPYPAILTDEVVGEAATKVFQEAQAMLKKIIDGRWLTANGVISLLPANTVNDDDIEIYTDDSRSQVAFTYYGLRQQTEKPVVDGVARPNQCLSDFIAPKDSGVQDYIGMFAVTAGLGIEKYEKRFEDAHDDYSSIMLKALADRLAEAFAEYLHERVRKDLWGYAADENLSSTDLIKEKYLGIRPAPGYPACPEHTVKADAFRVMQCDEIGMQLTESYAMFPGASVSGFYFAHPQSKYFVVGKIGEDQVADMAERRHVPREEVERWLAPNL; encoded by the coding sequence ATGAAGCCGAACGAACTGTGCCAGACCGAATTGCTGCTGCGCGACCTGATGTCGCAGCGCATCCTCATCCTCGATGGCGCCATGGGCACCATGATCCAGCGCTACAAGCTGACTGAAGAGGATTATCGCGGCCAGCGTTTCGCCGACTTCAGCGTTCCCGGCAAGGAGCTCTTCGTCAAGGGCAACAATGAACTGCTCTCGCTGACCCAGCCGCACATCATCCAGGAAATCCACGAGCAATACCTGGCCGCCGGTGCCGACCTGATCGAGACCAATACCTTCGGCGCCACCAGTGTGGCCCAGGACGATTACCACATGGCGCACCTGGTCTACGAGATGAACGTGGAATCGGCGCGCCTGGCGCGCGCGGCCTGCGACAAGTACTCGACCCCGGACAAGCCGCGCTTCGTGGCCGGTGCCTTGGGCCCCACGCCCAAGACCGCCTCCATCTCGCCGGACGTCAACGACCCGGCCGCCCGCAACGTCACCTTCGATCAACTGGTCGCAGCCTACCTCGAGCAGACCCGCGCCCTGGTCGAAGGCGGGGCCGACGTGCTGCTGGTCGAGACCATCTTCGACACGCTCAACTGCAAGGCGGCTTTGTTCGCCATCGATACTTTCTTCGAAGAGAGCGGCAAGCGCCTGCCCATCATGATCTCGGGCACCGTGACGGACGCCTCCGGCCGCATCCTGTCGGGCCAGACCGTGACCGCGTTCTGGAACTCCATCCGCCATGCGCGCCCGCTGACCGTGGGCCTGAACTGCGCCCTCGGTGCGGCCCTGATGCGCCCCTATGCGGAAGAGCTGTCCAAGATCGCCGACACCTTCGTCTGCATCTATCCCAACGCCGGCCTGCCCAATCCGATGAGCGACACCGGCTTCGATGAAACACCCGATGTCACCTCTGCATTGTTGAAGGAATTCGCCGAGAGCGGTTTCGTCAACGTCGCCGGTGGCTGCTGCGGCACCACGCCGCCGCACATCAAGGCCATTGCCGAGACGGTGGCCACGATCCCCCCGCGCAAAGTCCCCGAGCCGACCCACGAGATGCGCCTGTCGGGCCTGGAGCCCTTCACCATCAATGACGATTCGCTGTATGTGAACGTCGGCGAGCGCACCAACGTCACCGGTTCCAAGGCCTTCGCCCGCCTGATCCTGAACGAACAGTACGACGAAGCCTTGGCCGTGGCCCGCCAGCAGGTCGAGAACGGCGCCCAGATCATCGACATCAACATGGATGAAGCGATGCTCGATTCGGTCGCCGCCATGACGCGCTTCCTCAACCTGATCGCCTCCGAGCCCGACATCGCGCGCGTGCCCATCATGATCGACTCTTCCAAATGGGAAGTCATCGAAGCGGGCCTGAAGTGCGTGCAGGGCAAGTCCATCGTCAACTCCATCTCGATGAAGGAAGGCGAGGAGAAATTCCTGCGCGAAGCCAAGCTGTGCCGCCGCTATGGCGCGGCCGTCATCGTCATGGCCTTCGACGAAGTGGGCCAGGCTGATACCTTCGCCCGCAAGATCGAGATCTGCGAACGCGCCTATCGCCTGTTGGTGGACAAGCTGGACTTCCCGCCCGAAGACATCATCTTCGACCCCAACATCTTCGCGGTCGCCACCGGCATCGAGGAACACAACAACTACGCGGTCGACTTCATCGAAGCCACCCGCTGGATCCACCAGAACCTGCCCTACGCCAAGATCAGCGGCGGTGTTTCCAACGTCTCCTTCAGCTTCCGCGGCAATGATCCGGCGCGTGAAGCGATCCACACCGTTTTCCTGTATCACGCCATCAAGGCCGGCATGACCATGGGCATCGTCAATGCCGGCATGATCGGTGTTTACGACGACCTGCCGGCCGAGCTGCGCGAGCGCGTGGAAGATGTGGTCCTGAACCGCCGCGAAGACGCCACCGAACGCATGATCGAATACGCCGCGACGCTCAAGGCCGGCGACAAGAAGGAAGAAGCCACCCTCGAATGGCGCAACCTGCCGGTGGCCAAGCGTCTCTCGCATGCGCTGGTGCACGGCATCACGCAATGGATCGTGGAAGACACCGAAGAGGTGCGCCAGCAGATCGCCGCCGATGGCGGCCGCCCCATCCATGTGATCGAAGGTCCGCTGATGGATGGCATGAACGTGGTCGGCGACCTGTTCGGCCAGGGCAAGATGTTCCTGCCGCAGGTGGTCAAGTCTGCGCGCGTGATGAAGCAGGCCGTGGCGCACCTGATCCCCTTCATCGAGGAAGAGAAGCGCCAGCTCGAAATCGCCACCGGTGAAGTCGCCAAGCCCAAGGGCAAGATCGTCATTGCCACCGTCAAGGGCGACGTCCACGACATCGGCAAGAACATCGTCACCGTCGTCCTCCAGTGCAACAACTTCGAGGTCGTCAACATGGGCGTGATGGTGCCCTGCGCCGAGATCCTGGCCAAGGCCAAGGAAGAGAAGGCCGACATCATCGGTCTTTCCGGCCTGATCACCCCGTCGCTGGAAGAGATGGCCTACGTCGCCAAGGAAATGCAGCGCGATCCGTATTTCGCCGGTCTCAAGATGCCGCTGATGATCGGTGGCGCGACCACCTCGCGCGCGCATACGGCCGTCAAGATCGCCCCCAACTACGAAGGCCCGGTGGTCTACGTGCCGGACGCCTCGCGTGCCGTGTCGGTGGCGCAATCGCTGCTGGCCGACGAGCAGAAGACCCAGTACGTGGCTGAACTGAACGCCGACTACGAACGCATCCGCGAACAGCACGCCAGCAAGAAGGCCGCACCCATGCTGTCGCTGGCGGCAGCGCGCGCCAACAAGACCAAGCTGGACTTCGCCCCGGTCAGGCCCAAGTTCATCGGCCGCCGCCTGTTCAAGAATGTGGACCTGGGTTTGCTGGCCAACTACATCGACTGGGGTCCGTTCTTCCAGACCTGGGATCTGGCCGGTCCTTACCCTGCCATCCTCACCGATGAAGTCGTGGGCGAAGCCGCGACCAAGGTCTTCCAGGAAGCCCAGGCGATGCTGAAGAAGATCATCGACGGCCGCTGGCTCACCGCCAATGGCGTCATCTCGCTCTTGCCGGCCAACACCGTCAACGACGACGACATCGAGATCTACACCGACGACAGCCGTAGCCAGGTTGCCTTCACTTACTATGGCCTGCGCCAGCAGACCGAGAAGCCGGTGGTCGATGGCGTGGCGCGTCCCAACCAGTGCCTGTCTGACTTCATCGCGCCCAAGGACTCGGGCGTGCAGGATTACATCGGCATGTTTGCCGTCACCGCCGGCCTCGGTATCGAGAAATACGAAAAGCGCTTCGAGGATGCCCACGACGATTACTCCTCGATCATGCTCAAGGCCCTGGCTGACCGCCTGGCCGAAGCCTTCGCCGAATACCTGCATGAACGCGTGCGCAAGGACCTGTGGGGCTACGCGGCCGATGAGAACCTGAGCAGCACCGATCTCATCAAGGAAAAATATCTCGGCATCCGTCCCGCACCCGGCTATCCGGCCTGCCCGGAGCACACCGTGAAGGCTGACGCTTTCCGCGTCATGCAGTGCGATGAAATCGGCATGCAGCTCACCGAGTCTTACGCCATGTTCCCCGGTGCCTCGGTATCGGGCTTCTACTTCGCACATCCGCAGTCGAAGTACTTCGTGGTCGGCAAGATCGGCGAAGACCAGGTGGCCGATATGGCAGAGCGCCGTCATGTGCCCAGGGAAGAGGTGGAACGCTGGCTGGCGCCGAATCTGTAA
- a CDS encoding 5'-methylthioadenosine nucleosidase: MPDHPPILILTALESELNAAAAPAGVQVVYCGVGKVNAALHTTQAILTHRPRAVINFGTAGKIDPLHDGLLEVAAVLQRDMDATPLAPRGVTPLMDQVQQPARLESGYPGVLCGTGDSFVTAADDWLLEQKVDLVDMELFAIARVCKHFGVPWRAFKFITDGANDDAADDWQARVHLGEELFWRHLPHVLRQLG; encoded by the coding sequence ATGCCAGATCATCCGCCCATCCTCATCCTGACCGCGCTGGAAAGTGAACTCAATGCCGCTGCTGCTCCGGCCGGCGTGCAGGTGGTCTATTGCGGCGTCGGCAAGGTCAATGCCGCGCTGCATACCACCCAGGCCATCCTGACCCATCGTCCGCGCGCGGTCATCAATTTCGGCACGGCCGGCAAAATCGATCCGCTGCATGATGGCTTGCTGGAAGTGGCCGCCGTGCTCCAGCGCGACATGGATGCCACGCCGCTGGCGCCGCGTGGCGTCACGCCGCTGATGGATCAGGTACAGCAGCCGGCCCGGCTGGAATCGGGCTATCCGGGCGTGCTCTGCGGCACCGGCGACAGCTTCGTGACGGCAGCCGATGACTGGCTGCTGGAGCAGAAGGTGGATCTGGTGGATATGGAATTGTTTGCCATCGCCCGCGTCTGCAAGCATTTCGGCGTGCCGTGGCGTGCCTTCAAGTTCATCACCGACGGCGCCAATGACGACGCCGCCGATGACTGGCAGGCACGGGTGCATCTGGGCGAGGAATTGTTCTGGCGGCATCTGCCGCACGTGCTCAGGCAGCTCGGCTGA
- the fmt gene encoding methionyl-tRNA formyltransferase — MKIIFAGTPEFAAVALEALYAAGHEITLVLTQPDRPAGRGMQLQASPVKQCAIKHGTPVAQPVSLRLNGKYPDVAQEAHALLQSTPHDVMVVAAYGLILPRSVLDIPRYGCINIHGSLLPRWRGAAPIHRAIEAGDAETGITIMQMEEGLDTGPMMLSESVPIAEDDTTGSLHDKLAALGGKMIVAALEKLERGELPATPQPEEGANYAAKIAKEEAALDFSQSAVQLARRIRAFNPFPGATGRFGDTVVKLWQARPVSVAQRGSPGQVLSADAQAGIVVACGEGALLLTELQKPGGKRLPAAEFLKGFTMEGGRFD, encoded by the coding sequence ATGAAGATCATTTTTGCCGGCACGCCGGAATTCGCCGCCGTCGCGCTCGAAGCGCTCTATGCCGCCGGTCACGAGATCACCCTGGTGCTGACCCAGCCCGACCGCCCCGCCGGACGCGGCATGCAGCTGCAAGCCTCACCCGTGAAGCAGTGCGCCATCAAGCACGGCACGCCGGTGGCGCAGCCGGTCTCCCTGCGCCTGAACGGCAAGTATCCGGACGTGGCGCAAGAAGCCCACGCCCTGCTGCAATCGACCCCGCATGATGTGATGGTGGTCGCGGCCTATGGCCTGATCCTGCCGCGCAGCGTGCTCGACATCCCGCGCTACGGCTGCATCAACATCCACGGCTCGCTCTTGCCGCGCTGGCGCGGCGCCGCGCCCATCCATCGCGCCATCGAGGCGGGCGATGCCGAGACCGGCATCACCATCATGCAGATGGAAGAGGGGTTGGATACCGGCCCCATGATGCTGAGCGAAAGCGTCCCCATCGCTGAGGATGACACCACCGGCAGCCTGCATGACAAGCTGGCCGCGCTGGGCGGCAAGATGATCGTAGCAGCGCTGGAGAAGCTGGAGCGCGGTGAGTTGCCCGCGACACCTCAGCCGGAAGAGGGCGCCAACTATGCCGCCAAGATCGCCAAGGAAGAGGCCGCGCTGGACTTCAGCCAGAGCGCCGTGCAGCTGGCGCGCCGCATCCGCGCCTTCAATCCCTTCCCCGGCGCGACCGGCCGCTTCGGCGACACCGTGGTCAAGCTGTGGCAGGCGCGTCCGGTCAGCGTAGCCCAGCGGGGCAGCCCGGGCCAGGTCTTGTCGGCCGATGCCCAGGCCGGCATCGTGGTGGCCTGCGGCGAAGGCGCGCTGCTGCTGACCGAGTTGCAAAAACCCGGCGGCAAGCGCCTGCCGGCGGCGGAATTCCTGAAGGGTTTCACGATGGAAGGTGGACGGTTCGACTGA
- a CDS encoding SDR family oxidoreductase produces the protein MANPLVVAAQERVFLTGASSGIGMALAHAYARRGATLGLVARRTAELEALRESLPHPERHRVYALDVTDHAALAAAAESFLAEFGGADVVIANAGISQGTLTEYQEDLAAFERILAVNVTATFATFTPFVARMKAAPEAQRRRCRLVGIGSVAGIRGLPGAGAYSASKAAVISYCESLRVELRSSGIKVVTIAPGYIDTPMTRVNTYPMPFLMPVERFAERAVESIAEGVSYRVIPWQMGVVAKLLRLLPNWLYDMAFARAPHKKRNL, from the coding sequence ATGGCCAACCCTCTCGTCGTTGCAGCCCAGGAACGCGTGTTCCTCACCGGCGCCTCCAGCGGAATCGGCATGGCCCTGGCGCACGCCTACGCCCGCCGTGGTGCCACCCTCGGTCTGGTCGCGCGCCGCACGGCCGAGCTGGAAGCCCTGCGCGAGAGCCTGCCGCATCCGGAACGGCACCGCGTCTATGCCCTCGACGTGACCGACCACGCGGCGCTGGCCGCTGCCGCCGAGTCCTTCCTGGCCGAGTTCGGCGGGGCCGATGTGGTCATTGCCAATGCCGGCATCTCGCAAGGCACGCTGACCGAATACCAGGAAGACCTGGCCGCCTTCGAACGCATCCTGGCCGTCAACGTCACGGCCACCTTTGCCACCTTCACGCCTTTCGTGGCGCGCATGAAGGCCGCGCCCGAGGCGCAGCGCCGCCGCTGCCGCCTGGTCGGCATCGGCAGCGTGGCCGGTATTCGCGGCCTGCCGGGCGCGGGCGCCTATAGCGCCTCCAAGGCGGCCGTCATCAGCTACTGCGAATCGCTGCGGGTGGAGTTGCGTTCCTCCGGCATCAAGGTCGTGACCATCGCGCCCGGTTACATCGATACGCCGATGACGCGCGTGAACACCTATCCCATGCCCTTCCTGATGCCGGTGGAGCGCTTTGCCGAGCGTGCGGTGGAAAGCATCGCTGAGGGCGTGAGCTATCGCGTCATCCCGTGGCAGATGGGGGTGGTGGCCAAGCTGCTGCGGCTGCTGCCGAACTGGCTGTACGATATGGCCTTCGCCCGCGCGCCCCACAAGAAACGCAATCTGTAA
- a CDS encoding thiol:disulfide interchange protein DsbA/DsbL, translating to MRFHQKLLAAVSFGVLAFTASVGASASPANPQVGSDYRVLEQAQPTDSGNKVEVIEFFWYDCPHCAAWDPSLTAWVKKQGDKINFKKVPVAFRENFVPQQKLYYTLEAMGRADELTPKIFQAIHVENQRINTDKTILAYIEKIGLDKQKFLDLYNSFGVQTKVRRAAQLQEAYKVDGVPMIAIDGRYVTSPAVVGVALANQPESMQQAAALQVMDHLVAKVAAEKAAGSTPAKKK from the coding sequence ATGCGTTTCCATCAAAAGCTGCTGGCTGCGGTCAGCTTCGGCGTGCTGGCTTTCACCGCCAGCGTCGGTGCCTCGGCCTCGCCGGCCAATCCGCAAGTGGGCAGCGACTACCGCGTGCTGGAACAGGCCCAGCCGACCGATTCCGGCAACAAGGTCGAAGTCATCGAATTCTTCTGGTACGACTGCCCGCACTGCGCGGCCTGGGATCCGTCGCTGACGGCGTGGGTCAAGAAGCAGGGTGACAAGATCAACTTCAAGAAGGTGCCGGTGGCCTTCCGCGAAAACTTCGTGCCGCAGCAGAAGCTCTACTACACTCTGGAAGCCATGGGCCGTGCCGACGAGCTGACTCCCAAGATTTTCCAGGCCATCCACGTGGAAAACCAGCGCATCAACACCGACAAGACCATCCTGGCCTACATCGAGAAGATCGGCCTGGACAAGCAGAAATTCCTCGACCTGTACAACTCCTTCGGCGTGCAGACCAAGGTGCGCCGTGCCGCCCAGCTGCAGGAAGCCTACAAGGTCGATGGCGTGCCGATGATCGCCATCGATGGCCGCTACGTCACCTCGCCGGCCGTGGTCGGCGTGGCCCTGGCCAACCAGCCCGAATCAATGCAGCAAGCCGCCGCCCTGCAGGTGATGGATCACCTGGTGGCCAAGGTGGCAGCTGAAAAGGCTGCCGGCAGCACACCCGCCAAAAAGAAATAA
- a CDS encoding SPOR domain-containing protein, translated as MKPLNAKYHKQAGGTLLGLILGLIVGLGIAVGVALMITKSPIPFVNKVARPERADPTPAQAADPNRPLYGNRDIAREAARDQQQSQTPVPPNTATAQPVPPVAPAPQASAPAAPANPAPSKSETRTSEAKPSAATPPASASKGDTNDDKWTYFLQTGAFRDQADAESARAKLALLGFEAKVTERTADSGVLYRVRIGPFEHADAMNRTRSKLSDNGVDAAIVRIPK; from the coding sequence GTGAAACCGTTGAACGCGAAATATCACAAGCAGGCCGGCGGTACGCTGCTCGGCCTGATCCTGGGTTTGATCGTCGGCCTGGGGATCGCCGTGGGTGTGGCACTGATGATCACCAAGTCGCCCATCCCCTTCGTCAACAAGGTGGCACGCCCCGAGCGCGCCGACCCGACCCCGGCCCAGGCGGCCGACCCCAACCGCCCGCTCTACGGTAATCGCGACATTGCCCGCGAAGCTGCGCGTGACCAGCAGCAGTCGCAGACCCCGGTGCCGCCCAATACGGCTACCGCGCAGCCTGTACCGCCTGTTGCGCCGGCGCCGCAGGCCAGCGCTCCGGCGGCGCCGGCCAATCCGGCCCCGTCGAAGTCCGAGACCAGGACGTCTGAGGCCAAGCCATCGGCCGCCACGCCGCCGGCCTCGGCCTCCAAGGGCGACACCAATGACGACAAGTGGACCTACTTCCTGCAGACCGGCGCCTTCCGCGACCAGGCCGATGCCGAAAGTGCCCGCGCCAAGCTGGCCCTGCTGGGCTTCGAGGCCAAGGTCACCGAACGCACTGCAGACAGTGGCGTACTCTACCGTGTGCGCATCGGACCCTTCGAGCATGCCGATGCCATGAACCGCACGCGCAGCAAGCTGTCCGATAACGGGGTCGATGCCGCCATCGTGCGCATCCCCAAATAA
- the argS gene encoding arginine--tRNA ligase has protein sequence MLAQQKQRISDLFSSALQPLLADSGLTPTITLERPRDASHGDIACNIAMQLAKPLKKNPRELAQAIVAAVMADPAREGLVESVEIAGPGFINLRVAAAAKQAVVKVIHEQGEAFGRGTAGAGQKVLVEFVSANPTGPLHVGHGRQGALGDALSSLLEAQGYDVLREFYYNDAGVQIATLATSVQARARGFKPGDAEWPESAYNGDYIADIARDFLDKKTVSASDGEPVTGSGDVEDIESIRRFAVAYLRHEQDLDLQAFGVKFDNYYLESSLYADGKVAAAVDALVAAGKTYEQDGALWLRTTDYGDDKDRVMKKTDGTYTYFVPDVAYHINKWQRGYGKVINIQGSDHHGTIARVRAGLQAAGVGIPQGYPDYVLHKMVTVMRNGEEVKISKRAGSYVTLRDLIEWSAGEPVEGQERDLTRGRDAVRFFLISRKADTEFVFDVDLALAQSDENPVYYVQYAHARICTVLGKSGVDEEALKTTADLSLLTAPREASLLAKLAEYPDMLAHALQELGPHQVAFYLRDLAGELHSYYNAERVLVDDVPTRSARLALLSATRQVLRNGLALLGVSAPARM, from the coding sequence ATGCTCGCACAACAGAAACAACGCATCTCCGACCTGTTCTCGTCCGCCTTGCAGCCGCTGCTGGCTGATAGCGGCCTGACCCCGACCATCACCCTGGAGCGTCCGCGCGATGCCTCGCACGGCGACATCGCCTGCAACATCGCCATGCAGCTGGCCAAGCCGCTGAAGAAGAATCCGCGCGAACTGGCGCAAGCCATCGTGGCCGCCGTGATGGCCGACCCGGCGCGCGAAGGCCTGGTGGAATCCGTCGAGATCGCCGGCCCCGGCTTCATCAACCTGCGCGTGGCGGCCGCCGCCAAGCAGGCCGTGGTCAAGGTGATCCACGAGCAGGGCGAGGCCTTTGGTCGTGGCACGGCCGGTGCCGGCCAGAAGGTGCTGGTCGAGTTCGTCTCGGCCAATCCTACCGGCCCGCTGCATGTGGGTCATGGCCGCCAGGGCGCGCTGGGCGATGCGCTGTCCTCGCTCTTGGAAGCCCAGGGCTACGACGTGCTGCGCGAGTTCTACTACAACGATGCGGGCGTACAGATCGCCACCCTGGCCACCTCGGTGCAGGCGCGCGCGCGCGGCTTCAAGCCGGGTGACGCCGAGTGGCCCGAGTCGGCCTACAACGGCGACTACATCGCCGACATCGCACGCGACTTCCTCGACAAGAAGACCGTCTCGGCCAGCGATGGCGAACCCGTCACCGGCAGCGGCGACGTCGAAGACATCGAATCGATCCGCCGCTTCGCCGTGGCCTACCTGCGTCACGAACAAGACCTGGACCTGCAGGCCTTCGGCGTGAAGTTCGACAATTACTATCTCGAATCCTCGCTCTACGCCGACGGCAAGGTGGCCGCCGCCGTGGACGCGCTGGTCGCTGCGGGCAAGACCTACGAACAGGATGGCGCGCTCTGGCTGCGCACCACCGACTATGGCGACGACAAGGATCGCGTCATGAAGAAGACCGACGGCACCTATACCTACTTCGTGCCCGACGTCGCCTATCACATCAACAAGTGGCAACGCGGCTACGGCAAGGTCATCAATATCCAGGGCAGCGACCACCACGGCACCATCGCCCGCGTGCGCGCCGGCCTGCAGGCCGCTGGCGTGGGCATTCCGCAAGGCTATCCCGACTACGTGCTGCACAAGATGGTCACCGTCATGCGCAATGGCGAAGAGGTCAAGATATCCAAGCGTGCCGGTTCCTACGTCACCCTGCGTGACCTCATCGAATGGTCGGCCGGCGAGCCGGTGGAAGGCCAGGAACGCGATCTCACGCGCGGCCGCGATGCGGTGCGCTTCTTCCTCATCTCGCGCAAGGCCGATACCGAGTTCGTCTTCGACGTCGACCTGGCGCTGGCGCAGTCCGACGAAAACCCGGTCTACTACGTGCAGTATGCGCATGCCCGCATCTGCACCGTGCTGGGCAAGTCGGGCGTGGATGAAGAAGCGCTCAAGACCACGGCTGACCTGTCGCTGCTGACCGCCCCGCGCGAAGCCTCGCTGCTGGCCAAGCTGGCCGAGTATCCGGACATGCTGGCGCACGCCCTGCAGGAGCTGGGACCGCACCAGGTGGCCTTCTACCTGCGCGATCTGGCAGGGGAACTGCATAGCTACTACAATGCGGAACGCGTGCTGGTCGATGATGTCCCAACCAGGTCCGCACGCCTGGCGCTGTTGTCCGCCACCCGCCAGGTGCTGCGCAACGGCCTGGCACTGTTGGGCGTATCGGCTCCGGCCAGAATGTAA